In Apteryx mantelli isolate bAptMan1 chromosome 18, bAptMan1.hap1, whole genome shotgun sequence, a single window of DNA contains:
- the R3HDML gene encoding peptidase inhibitor R3HDML — MTLLHLHLYVTGLVFWITQKSSSLVLPNATELLGPPSSAAAGLASAIGVPRNRRRRYISPRDMSAILDYHNQVRAQVSPPAANMEHMVWDERLARAAEAWAARCLWDHGPPQLMKYVGQNLSIHSGRYRSVVDLVKSWYHEKQHYSFPQPWECSPRCPATCSASVCSHYTQMVWASSSRLGCAVNTCANMRVWGSTWRRAVLLVCNYAIKGNWIGEAPYKVGRPCSACPPSYGGLCSNNMCFTGLKSNRVSWF, encoded by the exons ATGACTTTGCTGCACCTGCACCTCTATGTCACTGGCTTGGTCTTCTGGATTACGCAGAAGTCCAGCTCTTTGGTGCTGCCCAACGCCACCGAGCTCCTGGGCCCCCCCAGCAGCGCAGCGGCCGGCCTCGCGTCGGCCATCGGGGTGCCCAGGAACCGACGCAGGCGCTACATCTCGCCCCGGGACATGAGCGCGATTTTGGACTACCACAACCAAGTGCGGGCGCAGGTGTCCCCGCCGGCTGCCAACATGGAGCACATG GTGTGGGACGAGAGGCTGGCGCGCGCTGCGGAGGCCTGGGCCGCGCGCTGCCTGTGGGACCACGGGCCCCCCCAGCTGATGAAGTACGTGGGGCAGAACCTCTCCATCCACTCGGGCAG GTACCGCTCCGTCGTGGACTTGGTGAAATCGTGGTACCACGAGAAGCAGCACTACTCCTTCCCCCAGCCGTGGGAgtgcagcccccgctgcccggCCACCTGCAGCGCCTCGGTGTGCAGCCACTACACGCAG ATGGTGTGGGCGTCCTCCAGCAGGCTGGGCTGTGCCGTCAACACCTGCGCCAACATGagggtgtggggcagcacgtgGCGCCGAGCCGTGCTCCTCGTGTGCAACTACGCCATCAA GGGCAACTGGATAGGAGAAGCGCCGTACAAGGTGGGGAGGCCGTGCTCAGCCTGCCCGCCGAGCTACGGCGGGCTCTGCAGCAACAACATGTGCTTCACGGGACTCAAGTCCAACCGAGTGAGCTGGTTCTAG
- the FITM2 gene encoding acyl-coenzyme A diphosphatase FITM2 gives MERLERCGRWLRAGLAAWRVRARLPWLLLAITLLGSALKDGDLVPETPMQNKRNLLNVYFVKVAWAWTFSLLLPFIGVTTYQFARSKFLYGPTKSILIVLRRLSALLVGTAVWYVCTGLFVYVENLTGMCSTSSELNEPRRLYANKQECHQDNGIWNGFDISGHSFLLSYCALMIVEEMSVLEGLSVDQNSRLRVVINSLFVALCFLTMIWVFMFLCTAVYFHDFSQKLLGVLIGLAAWYGTYRFWYLKPFSPGLPLPHIPSSSKKYSYSR, from the exons aTGGAGCGGCTGGAGCGGTGCGGGCGCTGGCTGCGGGCCGGCCTGGCCGCCTGGCGCGTGCGGGCGCgcctgccctggctgctgctcgCCATCACCCTGCTCGGGTCCGCCCTCAAGGACGGCGACCTGGTGCCCGAGACGCCCATGCAGAACAAGCGCAACCTGCTCAACGT GTACTTTGTCAAGGTGGCTTGGGCCTGGACATTCTCGCTTTTGCTGCCCTTCATCGGAGTCACCACCTACCAGTTCGCCAGGAGCAAGTTCCTCTATGGTCCCACCAAGAGCATTCTGATAGTGCTGCGGCGTCTCAGCGCGCTGCTGGTGGGTACTGCCGTCTGGTACGTGTGCACTGGACTCTTCGTATATGTTGAGAATCTCACTGGCATGTGCTCTACCTCGAGTGAACTCAATGAACCTCGTCGGCTGTATGCCAACAAGCAGGAATGCCACCAGGACAACGGGATCTGGAACGGTTTTGATATCTCGGggcactcttttcttctctcgTACTGTGCTCTGATGATTGTGGAGGAAATGTCTGTGCTGGAAGGCTTGTCTGTAGACCAGAACTCTAGGCTGCGTGTTGTGATCAACAGCCTGTTTGTTGCCTTGTGTTTTCTGACCATGATCTGGGTGTTCATGTTTTTATGTACTGCTGTGTATTTTCATGATTTCAGCCAAAAGCTTCTTGGTGTACTGATAGGTCTGGCGGCTTGGTATGGGACATACAGGTTCTGGTACTTGAAACCTTTTTCTCCTGGACTACCTCTCCCACATATTCCTTCAAGTTCAAAGAAATACAGTTATAGCAGATAA